Genomic window (Misgurnus anguillicaudatus unplaced genomic scaffold, ASM2758022v2 HiC_scaffold_28, whole genome shotgun sequence):
AAACacatattttttccacattataGACTAAATAGACACATCAAAACTACTTAATGACACACATTTAACTATAGAAATTATGTAGTCACCTTTATTTTGAACAAATTAACAAAAATCAGTTTATGCTTTTTAATCACTAATTCCAAAAATCACTTCATccattagggctgcacgattcggagaaaaaatctaattgcgatttttctgatcaaaattgcgattcgcgatttaaagtgcgattcattagtatataataaaagaggtacatccaggtttgttgtggtggttttaatagcacccaagaaagatgctgtgctactgtttatttaaaacctcttaaacattgtaccaagttgtctgcaggactttgctattctgcagacaaacttttttttaatctaagaccattaaaaaaaataaaatttaaattttttttttttgaaagttgtatttaaaataacatataggccaatgtattttggctgtcactacaacaatgcatctgacaagcaaatgtttagtttttcttttaatcataagactatactcatcttgttttacttttcaggcatctgtaataaatgtaaatatattagttattagaatctatgatttaacataagcaaaaaatacaaataaaacactgcacagtcctcactgtaggattttaaatgtggagctgcagaagcttgttcagttaagagtaaggagtgattttaatttttggtgtgtaataaacatttctgacacagaaagcaccaggttactgtcactttaagacacaagacagcaaactgctctgcttcaatatagcctactgataaacatccagctgtttatgttcacttagacaagaaagaaaacttaagtttagtgatcacgcgtgtgctgactgctctctgtgtgcgcgcttcaTGAAACCTCGTGGctgtaaatattcaaagcggtgcagatgtgcgcgtgcaagaaagtatactgtacctctttcgtctgctgtgttccgggctttaatgaaacctgtttatagtctgatgaggcgcttgtcattgtttgcgatgcatgacgagaaacggacgtatatacacctttctttaagtccaacattacacaaaagggaaatgttttcgcgcatttctgtcctttcatttgccggttaatgagttataatgcgtttttaaaatgactgaatccaaaatctgccaacttcatggcattccgcgttgtgcagttaattccatttgtatgcatttcgcgattctgtccgtgttttccgcatcgcggaaatcatatggccctacactttgttgaggagttgaactgctgctcgcgctcatgttttccaaatggtgtgatgacgtgtagtcagcacctcagtgttcatgcactctattggtctaaatagttttgaatcgaaataatcgcatttcttgcgattcgaaaatcgcatccattcacatcgcgatttcggtttaaaaacgattaatcgtgcagccctatcaTCCATTATCCTGATTCTATGACTTGTATGATGTACTTCTAGCTGTCATGTTGTTGTATAATAATGAAAGATGCGCTCTCATGCGTTGATCACAGACATTAGATTCATGTACAAAATGACTCCAGGAATACCGGGAATTTTATAGTTCAAACAAAGACATATACCTTAAAATTAAACGATTTTTAAGATCATGGGGAAACATTTTAGTCTGGTGTTTCCAAACTTTTGACTGATACTGTAAACAATTCAATTAaaagaacagtatgtaggattgtggccaaaactggtattgcaatcacaaaacttgtggctaaaactggtactgcaatcacacaactggtggccaatacacaaaatgacaacataaacatcagttgagggctgctactccactttttaaatgacaatatcctggccagaccacttttgtcagtgatataagtatttgaaaggaaaatgatttcttaatgtctagtgacatatcaggaccattttacgattaattgatataaatttcttacatactgttcctttaagtatatTTATTCAGCTTAGCTCTCTTTACAatatgcattgtttcaaagcagctatatattataattatatatagcTATTTTACCTGGCACACAACTTAAAATGTCACTTGTGTCAAAAAGCAGCGAAATGCGATCCAAACATGTTTATCTTATGGATACGTACATACAGCAACGTAAAAAAGCACAGATGGGAGTCGGTGGATGTATCTGTTGATCACTCATGTAGACAAACTGATGCTCATCTCTATGCATAACATTAAAAGCATGCTACATTTGTGATAAATGCAGCGAAATAATCTAACTACACCAATACTGTCCATTCACATCTcctgaattaaattaaatatctgAAGACAAGACAAAAGAAAACCATCCATCTCATATGCAGTATCTGCTGTATGTCAATGGCGTGCATTCACTATAACTATGAGTTCACAACAAGAgacgagttcaacgatttgcgcaattagattacatacaaagtcaatgcaaagttgcgatcagacgcgtccccGCGTGGGATTCACCTCAAAGGCGCctttgcccaagttgaaaaacgcgtctgatcgcatctttgcattgactttgtatgtaaaatactcgcgtctggtgtgaacacacagtaacgcgatgccccgcatttggtgtgtacgtagcataagatACGCCGATACGGGCCTGCTTCCAAACAGACATCAGATCCTTACACTGAACGCACAAGACATACAGCAAAAGCTCAACTGCATTGGTGCCACTGCGGTACACAGTCGCCCCACAACCAGCGCAGGCTCATCATGTTAACTCAGGATACACATGGGGGTTGCCATTCAACACAAACTCACCTGAGTTGAGGGCTCTACTACACACCTCCACCACCATCTGCTGCTGTTCCACGCGGGTCAGAGCAAACAAGCCACAAGTCATACATGTGCAGCCAAGCTCCCCCTTTACTAGCCTTGACATAAGTTGCCATGCTAACAGCAGCACACATGTGCATAATGTTATTCTGTTATTTTTGGTTTCTGAATGACCCCAATGCAGGTTTAGTGTGTTAGTAAAACAGATATCAAGAAGTCAATTTGTATGTAAGAACTTACACTTGGGTACAAGAAGGATTTGGAGTCCTTCTCATATTGTTGATCTAGTTTTTTGTCCTGTTAACAAAAAAGAGAGATTATCACTGCAGTATCATTTAAAGAGACCAATTTACACCAAATAGCTTCCAAAACTGTATCAATCTCATTTATACATATTCAATGTACGCATTAAATTACATCCTGGTCCTCACACGAAAGTCAACAGTCTCCTTAACTTCATTTGTGTGTTCATGGACATTGAGGTTTGGTTTATGAGGGTAAGGAAATGAcaacagtatttttttttctataaaaCATTACATTGACTTAAATAAACAGCATGTATGTGGTCTTACCACACAATGCACCAGTATGCTGAGAGGAATCCAGAAAAGTAGAGAGAAAACCACCACTGATCCAACTATGTTGTCAGCCAAGAACTTTCCTGAACATTGACAGGAAATAGTTAATCATGTCAGTTAACCctttaaaaagcattaatgAAGTCAATGCACATTGCTTGATTAAAATCACCCTGCTATCTCTTACCAAATGTGTTGATATCCAATCGGTCTATGAAGTCCCATAAACGTTCAATGACATCCTGCACCTGCTTCATGCATTTACCCtgaaattaaaaacatattGTATTACTCATTATAGCATGACCAAGCAAAGTATGTTTCATTTGAtaaattgtgattttttaaaaatctttactTACGGCCCCGTCACAGAAGCCAACAGTACAGGGTTTGCCCTTGCGCAGATAAAGATACTTCCCTTCACCAGTAGAAAAAGGAGTACACAGCCCAAACTTATCTCGACAGCAGACTTTGCATGAGTTCTCAGTTTCTGAAAACAATTACAGTACGTCAAGAATGGTtattaaatttgaaaaaaaaaaatgtaacaaccaAAATAGTTTGACTGGTGTTACAGTCTTAATATTactgtaaaattaaattaactTCTAGGAGTGTTACTGCATTAAAAGAAATAACTATTTTGACCAATAAATATTTATCATGGTATATTTTAATGCCAGATTACTAAAATGAATAATATGTTATagtcagggcttgacattaccttttttgctcaccagccaaagtggctagttgttttccaaagttactagccactcagcattttcactggccacaatttatttttgttgttggtaaaataaattttagatGATTAAACGTGCCTTTGACATCGACTTTAATTTGAGTAATTTTACTTGTTTTAGATTCGATGCAGATTGACTTTCAAATGCAAATTGACAACCAAATTAAGACTACATTTATTAGTTATATcagtattatataaaatatttaggtGCTTTAGTAATgttacgcgaggacgcgtctgatcacgtctttgtgttgactttgtatgtaatctactcgcacaaatcgttgaactcgcatctggtgtgaatccatagttatgctacgtacacaccaaacgcggggcatcgtgttactcgctctagattactcgcgggatttaacttcgtgtcatgcaaatttttcgctcgagttgaatattttcaacttgggcaaagatgcgcttgaggcaaatagcgcgtgtttacgcggcaaacgcgccgcccacaTTGTGTCATTCTCATTGCCCCACGTGAGGACGCATCTGATCCCGTCTTTGCATTGCCTTTGTATGAAATCTAatcgcgcaaattgttgaactcgcatctggtgtgaacccacagttatgctacgtacacacaaAATGCTGGGCATCgcattactcgctctagattactcgcaggatttaactacgtgtcatgcgaatttttcactcgagttaaatattttcaacttgggccaAGCCGCGTTTGAGAcaaatagcgcatgttttcgcggcaaacgtgCCACACATATCGCATCATtcacatcgccccacgcgaggacgcgtctgatcgcgtctttgcattgactttgtatgtaatctactcgcgcaaatagctgaactcgcgtctggtgtaaacccacactTAGGCATAAATAGTAATCTATACTTTTACTTTAAACTTGTTTATGtagattgtattttataagtttGATCATGGTTtttgttaaaagtgatttaagaatTTAAGGCGCTCTTTTACTGACACATGTagagagggcattattgttgccCAAAGTAGCCTACATAAAATGTTGCACGAACCTCTCCGCTCGCGGATTTctattttgtttttggacaaaacTGGGAAGTGTGCATTAAAGGTagagtgtgtaatttttagaaggatctcttgacaaaatgcaaaataatatacaaaactaaatgatCAGAGGTGTAtgaagacctttcataatgaaccgttatgtgtttattgccttagaatgagaccttttatctatatacacagagggtccccttacatggaagacgccattttgtgcagccatgtttctacagaagcctttaacggacaaacttttttactaagttgtctccaacaatgacatgtttgtccggtggcagctaccgtagcttctctaatgtgtttcaaaagcaagaggttagcagtggactgagccgttggttgcaattggcaacctcaccactagatgccactaaaatttacacactgcacctttaaggtatGCGCTATGCTCTTGCCCAGAGAGTGTGCACGCACTTTAAATCTCTTCAATCACTttcatgcaattgttttatctttcacATTGTGTGAGTGtttgcgctcagactgcgtcccgTGCATTCGCATATCCATTAGCCCTCGAGCTCTCTATAGTAAATAACCTCTACTGTTCGTTGCGTTTGGTGCAGGTAATGCTCATGGGAGTTGCAGTTTCCCAGTGTCGCAATGCGCATTGTTTATAATTGTGCATAACACAATTATgcataaaaatacaataaaaaaaatatatttaacctgccaaagtggctagtgggattggctgtcttacccgTCACAGCGGAAaactacccgcatttggcgggtttTAATCTCAAGCccagaaaacaataaatagtAATTTCTTCTAGTAAGCCTACCTAAACCCTTCGGGTTATACCTGGAAaatcaaagtaaaaaaattgactttttttttataagtttaCCATTGCAGGCACAGGACTCAAGTTTATGCACAGCCTCACAGAAAGGCTTGCATTCACCATTCCGACAGCGGCCCTTATCCACACACACCGTTTCATCAGCCAGATTTCCAGGGGGAGGGCACTCACTGCTGTTGCCTAAAGATACACAGATATCCAGGTTTAACCAACAGTGACTGAGATCCCAAAATACCAGTTACACCTACACTATATGTGGACTCACCTGTGCACTTTGATATGCCCTTGCAGGTGGCAGTGATGTTCTCCTGACAGATCTTCTCTGAATTTTCAAACTGACAGCCCTTACAGCAGGGGCTGTTCCTGTCACTGAGATTCACAGAAAACAATATCAAAACACTGACATTTATAGATCTGCAGTAACAAAAAATGAGGGCTTTGTAACTGTGGACTTATTGACCACCCTATTCTTTAGTATTTGTCGACCAAAATGACCTATAAAATGTCTGCTGGCATTATCCATATCTAAAAAGCAAGGTGAACAAAGGCTAACATACaatgtattaaatataataTGGTATAATGAATTTGCATTccttttaaacaattgttttttgcaattacacaaagtaaaaaaaatgtgtactgTCTCAAAAACATCCTCTTAGGGGTCAACCTATCACTATTCTTCAGTTATCAGCACTGGACATTCATAAAGCGCTAGTGCAATGCTAGGACATAAATTAAATTCATGCAGTTGGAATGTATGAACACTTTTTTTTACCTGCACTGGGCATTTGGTTTGAATTTGCAATTAGATGTACAGCAGGGATCATTGCTGAGATGAAGGAGTCCAGGATCACAGTCTTCGTCTTCTTCCACACGAGAGTTACCGCACAGCTTCCTGTTCCTCTCCTTAAAGCACACCTGGGCCTTCATTTTTAAAGACTTAATGACCGAGGACTTGCTACAGCTGGAGAAGCGCTGTGAGAAGAAAAAGATGATAAGTAGAAACCAGGGTTCCCATACCTTAgtaaacttcaaattcaaggacctttttaaggactttccaggtccaataccctcaaattcaaggactaaatgtagggacacatttcaagtgagagcaagattacatcgtgttaccttttaagatacattgttacagttcccttttgagggaacacGGGCTGCGTCACtgctgtgacactttggggacgcctccaagggtaagtgcgtctgaatgtgtatatcaatttcaaccaatggtgaggcatAACGACAAAGGCAGGGGggatgcgggagccaggaattatatcgctatctgaaatattgcctaAGATGGCGTAACAGGgaagcaggaagtatggcaagggagaagcagcgcctcgttcccttctcagagaacaacagttacatacgtaaccttaGAAAATTtcatgtcaaacacaactatgcaaaaaagcattttggtatgaatcaacattcgcatacagaagatataagcatttaaagtgaacagtttcgcatgtgtgcttaaaaagtctagaatttttatgatatcatcctacactacacagggaataaatatagatttttttccccagaaaacttcttgcataaaatagattcaagcactttcaagatctgtatctatgtatgtatattttcaaaaacttcccagggccttgaattttttcccccagattcacaaactttcaaggatttcaaggacccgtgggaaccctacTAAGTGATTATTTGCACAATTTGCTGTCTGCTAAACAAAAACTGTATATCAGTTCATTTAGAATAAAAATCGTGAACCTCAATTGCGGATTTTAATCAACAGATTTTCTAGTAATCGGTATAGCTGCCTTTTGCTCTTTGTTTTATAAGAAAAAACTTTGACAAAAGTGTTACTGGGTAAAGTAACTAGAAATAGCTTATTTTTATCTCAGAAATATTTCTAAAGTACTTCTGATTCACAACACAATTATTAGTTTCAACACTAAATTGTAGATATTACCATGGTGCACAAAGGATGGAAGTGGTAAATGCCGAAGGGTGGGGAAGAGGTAAATGCTGAAGTTGAATAAATAGAGTGTTGTTTAAAACATAGCAGGCCAATAAAAGGCAATAAAGGAAATAAACTTATTCCATGATGAGCAATACCTTGTTGTTGTCATGATCTCCACTGACTGCAATGGGGTACATGACATACTTTCCACCCTGGTCATCGCTTGGAGCACAATCAGGAATGTTGTCTGGATCATGTTCTGCTCCGAAGTTGTGACCAAGCTCATGGGTGGTCACAAGATCTGCTTCCTGGAGATCAGAAACAATACATCACTGTCTCGACTGTTAATAATTAACATCTAGCATATATTTCAAGCTCTGGTAAACAGAAACAGGTGAAGTGCTGTTTTTAAAAACCTTGGTCAGAATAGTTTTCCCATAATTCATAGTGCTAGTTAGGCCAGTGTTCAGGTAATAGTCCTTCCCTTTATGGGAGTGTGATGGCTTGTAGGCTGTAGGATGAATGAATATGCAAGGTCAagctctgtttaaaaaaaaaaaaaagagtattCTGTCAATTTAAAGTTGACCACAGCCTTACGTTTAGGGCAGAGTCCACCTAATCCATTTGGTTTGGAAGGAGCCACATACGCAAGACCCAGAGTGCCATCATCAAAGTCCTGATAGGTGAAAAGATGAGCGAGGCAGACAGCAGAGGCATTGTCTGCGATGTCAAAACTGAATTGCTATAGGGAACAGAGATGACAAAGTAAAAGTACTGTACATACTGGCACCTTAAAAGTCAATGTGATAGCATTTCCCAAACACTAGTTTTAAGAGAAGAATTGATTGATCTGGAAGTAATTTGCTGGTAAAAAATGTCTGGTACTTACTTCTAGAAGTTTCTTCACATCCCACACACCATCCTTTCTTCCTGATGGGCTACCATTCATGTTGTAGTGAATTTCTCCTGGTCCAACTTTTGTGGGCTCCTTGTTTATGAGAATCTGTGGGGTATGTatgtcatatttataaaaatattttataaaaaataacaatcgcttctaaaagtaaaattaagcaattatatatttttgacaagcaactaaaataaaaacacaacataatTCACAAGTTCACATtaatatttggcgtgctgtccgaggggaGGACTCCGAGCTCGAAATTTTAGCCTGAACCCAGAGTATTTCCCCCTCTTTAACTGGGATAGATGAACTAGCTGAcgggatgctgcaaaaactgtcacgggacagaggtgagggactgcTATAGACACCTCTTCGCACTGACTGGTTGGACAAGCCATGTGACAAAACCTAAAAACTTTTGTGGACTCATTAAACTAGCATTAAATACTTTGTATGTGAGTTGACTCTAACATACCaaaccagtgtttcccacagaggTAAAGTTCAATTGTGGCAGCACATCTGCCAGGTGGATAGGTAAACAAGGGGTAACTAACATGCAGTCAGGTTGGTCATTTTCGGGTTTGGAGACACATGCAAAGCCTATACTTCACGTGTCTGCCCAAAAATGCTGTGTACACTGCCATGGGCTgccacaaataaataaatgtatgggaaacactgcaaacTGAATTAATAAAGAGATGTAGCAGGTAAAGGATGAAAACTAAGAAGAATAAGCGCCCAAGATTTtgattaccgtattttccggactataagtcgcacttttttcatagtttggcagGTACTGGGATTATAGTGTGGTAGTGTGacttatatgtaaaaaaaatttcataTGAACCAACAAAAAccattactgtctacagccgcgagagtccgctctaTGCCGCTCCTGTAtgtatgtaattcaatggattcagtgatgtggaatgactttgggatctttttgaacttgatttggcttgttgtgttaatttagcctattcagcctcccaggtatgttttgtatgctattgtgtatcatGTAAATAACTGTGtgctactttaacatgtacggacacctCTTCAggctgctgttctgtgctattgtttagttgaataacttgcctttccagattaaatgtctgttctttggcttggattttgtgaaatcattttctaaatgaatGCGACGCatagtccagtgcgacctatatatgttttttttgactgatgcgactgatgcgacttatactccggagtgacttatagtctggaaaatacggtacatATCGAAActttttgcatatttgcaatAAAAGCCATTATTGAAGGGTTCACCTGGTGAATCTGCACACCGTAGCCTATAAACTCCTCGTCCCAGGAAGTGTTTCTGTAAATATCATCCACTCTGTCTATCAGTTCAATCTGAAATAAACAAACGCAGACAAAATTGAATACACTGTGCATGTCATCATGTGTTCCTGAATGTTGCCGTGCTCACCAGGTAGTTTATTGTAGTGCTCTCCTCTCCACGGCCCATGTGCTTGAAGAAACGATAGTCCGCCACTAACAGCAGAGTGCAGGTGTTTTTCTTGCCGTGGTTCGACAAAGATCTCTTCTCTCTGTCATGTGGCTCTGAACGCAAAACCAGGATTTCAAAAATTAATTGACAAgctataaaacaaaacaaattctCAGGTCCctatataaaaaaatccatagcATCTACATCCATCAATAGAGCCATGAAGTTCCCTACAATACAATAGAAGACTGTATGTCTATGCTATTTAAATAGAGGACAAAGAAATGTGTTATTAGTCAACTTAATTACTAACCATGGTTACTAGCTGTAGTTTGTTTCTAGACAAGTATCAATTCTTATTTAGGGCAGGAGGTCATTGCTGGGCGACAACACACTTGAATGGATAGCCTTTGTCAGTTAAACTCCTACACACTGATGCATTAATCATTATTCTCTCTTCATGAGCATGTGATaaaagttatctactgtctgTTTGGCTGAAACAAAACAGTTTGATACCACAACGTAACACTTGCAACATATTTTCTGTAACTGAATATGCTTATACTGTGACATATTTAGGagtaaaacaaaacattcaGTAAATAATAACGTAGGATTTTTTCTACTGGGGTACAGGACCTGATTTCATCCATTGGATTTGATTAAATCTTGTGTGGACGAATTTAAGTTCAGCCCTACCTTTAtcatttcagaagccatttcactcggatatacttCACGatggggaaaataagacaatcgcttCTTTTCCTAATCTTTTCCTGGACCACACCCACCCGCCATACCATATGatcggaagtaaagagagatcattTCGAGGAGTGGAAGAGATtggcatttttgattaaaggtcccgttctttctgtgtttttaaagctttgattgttTTAACAGTGcgcaaaattacatttattcatgttTCACGTATAAACAACGAGGAATTTCTCACACAATTACTTAGCTCAACACCGCtgctttcactgtcctaaaaaagGGCGGATGTCATTCTTGTTCTttctccttcagaaatatgtatcgagttctgattgtgtagtttgtttagtgtgttgtgattcaacagaagattagcttagcagagccgtttgagcttagcttgcgactgatgtattcctgtgggcagaatttagtcaaaaactcttatattgacgtcattcaaccaggaagtagagggctgtagtccaaactggccgttcgctgtaggctttgaaaggggaattctggtaaagaaaatatatcaccttggcagtgaactttgagcttaatcattttacaggtattactTATGCTCTAATTACTgttaaagtttgaaaaatgtaatcaggaagaacgtgaccttaaAATACCGTTAATAAGcggtaaataaatataatacatacatGAACTTAAGAACAATTCCtcacaaggtatttttgcatccaaGTGAAAAATACTATGATtcacatgcatacttttctcctgatgatcggatcacagatcgtACTACACCACGTCACCAACCCTATCAATACGATCGAGATTTGCATCTGATCGACATCAATgtttagttgtttttttttaagtattttttaagtatttgaCTTAATATTACTGGCAAATCATATTTTCCCAACTCCCATAGCATAAAAGTGTAATTTTCCACAAATTAATGAATGtgattcaatagattttttTCGTAAAGACTAtaaatgtcatgttttttttttttaatttccatTGCATTTActcatttggcagacactttaatccaaGCGACTTGAAGCACATGTAAACTTCATACGTAGTctctaacggcatcacctggcggccatcttacctcagacagctcgctcactcgtagcattgagtttaatggtgcaggtacttttaaatgaccataacttgcttaattttctaccaattttcaaacggtttgtttttttacaaagttattaacgtggctataattctggatgctttaacatgtttcatgatctttttatttatttttagtataagtatgcagtgtcataggtacatctttgacgtttataacaaaccaaaccatttgaaaatcggtaaaaaattaagcaagtaatggtcatttaaaagtacctgaaCCATTaaaatgctacgagtgagcgtcctacctgtggtaagatggccgccaaaatgcagacgttccactcaattggcaaGCAGCgagggcgagacatctagcctttatacatatctatgatcaCATGTATGTTCCCCCTGTTactcaaacccatgacctttgcattgctaacacaatgctctaccagatGAGATACACTATTTTTGAGATATTAAAGGCTTAATTTCCAGGACTGTGTCATGCACATGAAGATACACACCCTCCTCATCCTCTTCATGACCAACTGCTCTGGCCTCCAGTGGCAACACGTCCTCGGCATTAGTGTTCACATATCCACACACTTTAGATGATGACAGTCGACTTATGTTCTTTATATCCTCTGAGCGGTACACCAGCAAACGTCCATCAGCGGGTTTCTCTGTGAATCGCCACAAAGGCTAACAGAAACAAAACAGGTGAGAGGGAAAACCTTGTGAACCAGATGAAAACAGAACATTGGACTTTCATATGTCCCCATAATgatgaaataatgtttttaaataggTTTTTCTGCCATTGGTAAGCAAAATCAATCAACGGATGGCTTTTGTTTAGTACAGTATGATAGTCTCGATACATTCAAATGGGATATGAAATGTTTTACCACACATCTCCTTTAAGGCTGGGAAGATTGAAAAGATCACATATAAATGTGTTAGCAACTCACCTCTACATTATACTCTGCCTCATTGGTGAGAATATGGGCTGAAAACTCATCTCCATCAATGTGTGCCTGCACACGCGAGTGCTCCTCTCCTGATAGGATATCATACGACAAAGATTTGTAGATCTAACCCAGCCTCATACAAATATCCAATATACTTGTTTTATATCTTACCTACTACAT
Coding sequences:
- the LOC141362506 gene encoding disintegrin and metalloproteinase domain-containing protein 17-like isoform X2; the protein is MEFFIFYLFLFAPLSVRCAVTPVSVEEDLRSREEAQEFDTLSSLLSDFEVLPASSLHLHSLKKRDVDPQSHVDRLVSFTALERHFKLYLTTNTELFTEDLKAVFVDKNGNEDQYEVQLQNYFKGHVVGEEHSRVQAHIDGDEFSAHILTNEAEYNVEPLWRFTEKPADGRLLVYRSEDIKNISRLSSSKVCGYVNTNAEDVLPLEARAVGHEEDEEEPHDREKRSLSNHGKKNTCTLLLVADYRFFKHMGRGEESTTINYLIELIDRVDDIYRNTSWDEEFIGYGVQIHQILINKEPTKVGPGEIHYNMNGSPSGRKDGVWDVKKLLEQFSFDIADNASAVCLAHLFTYQDFDDGTLGLAYVAPSKPNGLGGLCPKPYKPSHSHKGKDYYLNTGLTSTMNYGKTILTKEADLVTTHELGHNFGAEHDPDNIPDCAPSDDQGGKYVMYPIAVSGDHDNNKRFSSCSKSSVIKSLKMKAQVCFKERNRKLCGNSRVEEDEDCDPGLLHLSNDPCCTSNCKFKPNAQCSDRNSPCCKGCQFENSEKICQENITATCKGISKCTGNSSECPPPGNLADETVCVDKGRCRNGECKPFCEAVHKLESCACNETENSCKVCCRDKFGLCTPFSTGEGKYLYLRKGKPCTVGFCDGAGKCMKQVQDVIERLWDFIDRLDINTFGKFLADNIVGSVVVFSLLFWIPLSILVHCVDKKLDQQYEKDSKSFLYPSQMVVEVCSRALNSEVRDAEWSGVNSHLHSETPSSGFITSTTYGPRRFTITGDVYRPKPNQPLRRTQSRSAANGHYRGATQRRLLSPGRGDAGGKLPSERHSCQVLRGPHRTGNANTRGQETAEEASAH
- the LOC141362506 gene encoding disintegrin and metalloproteinase domain-containing protein 17-like isoform X1: MEFFIFYLFLFAPLSVRCAVTPVSVEEDLRSREEAQEFDTLSSLLSDFEVLPASSLHLHSLKKRDVDPQSHVDRLVSFTALERHFKLYLTTNTELFTEDLKAVFVDKNGNEDQYEVQLQNYFKGHVVGEEHSRVQAHIDGDEFSAHILTNEAEYNVEPLWRFTEKPADGRLLVYRSEDIKNISRLSSSKVCGYVNTNAEDVLPLEARAVGHEEDEEEPHDREKRSLSNHGKKNTCTLLLVADYRFFKHMGRGEESTTINYLIELIDRVDDIYRNTSWDEEFIGYGVQIHQILINKEPTKVGPGEIHYNMNGSPSGRKDGVWDVKKLLEQFSFDIADNASAVCLAHLFTYQDFDDGTLGLAYVAPSKPNGLGGLCPKPYKPSHSHKGKDYYLNTGLTSTMNYGKTILTKEADLVTTHELGHNFGAEHDPDNIPDCAPSDDQGGKYVMYPIAVSGDHDNNKRFSSCSKSSVIKSLKMKAQVCFKERNRKLCGNSRVEEDEDCDPGLLHLSNDPCCTSNCKFKPNAQCSDRNSPCCKGCQFENSEKICQENITATCKGISKCTGNSSECPPPGNLADETVCVDKGRCRNGECKPFCEAVHKLESCACNETENSCKVCCRDKFGLCTPFSTGEGKYLYLRKGKPCTVGFCDGAGKCMKQVQDVIERLWDFIDRLDINTFGKFLADNIVGSVVVFSLLFWIPLSILVHCVDKKLDQQYEKDSKSFLYPSQQMVVEVCSRALNSEVRDAEWSGVNSHLHSETPSSGFITSTTYGPRRFTITGDVYRPKPNQPLRRTQSRSAANGHYRGATQRRLLSPGRGDAGGKLPSERHSCQVLRGPHRTGNANTRGQETAEEASAH